In Clostridium sp. DL-VIII, the following proteins share a genomic window:
- a CDS encoding LacI family DNA-binding transcriptional regulator, translating to MKTIADIAKLSGVAKSTVSRYLNGGPISESTKRKIESVINETGYVPNTFAQSLKAKKSNIIGTIVPRLDSFASSQILIGIDEQLRKLNYQMLISNTSQDLEREIDSIYSLANQKVAGIILLATQITDNHLDAFNKVKLPVILVGQQHDKAYSFIHNDELAGYNIGKYVIEKGHQKIAYLGVTEKDIAVGMKRMEGFKKAISEKENFDVRYYKTSFKISDAVKEASNIIDTFMPSIIVCATDNIALGVLKAANLKGIRVPLDLSITGFGGYDVTEIIHPGLTTVKFYYKEAGSDAANGMIKLINGETIPKVNLSTFEIVERESVDNKIK from the coding sequence ATGAAAACAATTGCAGATATAGCTAAATTATCAGGTGTAGCAAAAAGTACAGTTTCACGATATTTAAATGGGGGACCTATAAGTGAATCAACAAAAAGAAAAATTGAAAGTGTTATAAATGAAACTGGATATGTTCCTAATACATTTGCTCAAAGTTTGAAAGCAAAGAAATCTAATATTATAGGCACAATAGTTCCAAGACTTGATTCTTTTGCTTCATCTCAAATACTAATTGGAATTGATGAACAATTAAGAAAATTAAATTACCAAATGTTGATTTCTAATACTAGCCAAGATTTAGAGCGTGAAATTGACAGTATTTATAGTTTAGCAAATCAAAAAGTTGCAGGAATAATATTACTCGCAACACAAATTACTGATAATCATTTAGATGCTTTCAATAAAGTGAAATTACCTGTTATCCTTGTAGGTCAGCAGCATGACAAAGCATATAGTTTTATTCACAATGATGAATTAGCTGGTTACAATATAGGTAAATATGTGATTGAAAAAGGGCATCAAAAAATTGCTTATTTGGGTGTAACTGAAAAGGATATTGCTGTTGGTATGAAAAGAATGGAAGGGTTTAAAAAAGCAATCAGTGAAAAAGAAAATTTTGATGTTAGGTATTACAAAACAAGTTTTAAAATTAGCGATGCAGTAAAAGAGGCATCAAACATAATAGATACTTTTATGCCATCAATTATAGTATGTGCTACAGATAATATTGCGCTTGGAGTTTTAAAAGCAGCAAATTTAAAAGGAATAAGAGTTCCGTTAGATTTATCTATTACAGGGTTTGGTGGGTATGATGTAACAGAGATTATTCATCCAGGTTTAACTACTGTTAAGTTTTATTATAAAGAGGCAGGCTCTGATGCAGCAAATGGTATGATTAAGCTGATAAATGGTGAAACAATACCTAAAGTAAACTTATCAACATTCGAGATTGTTGAGAGAGAAAGCGTTGACAATAAAATTAAATGA
- a CDS encoding beta-glucoside-specific PTS transporter subunit IIABC: MSYKKLSEDILRLIGGKENVLSLTHCATRLRFKLKDSKRANKEELEKLDILKVIEGSGQFQVVIGPQVGSVYDEVMRLGNFGALTNSLDGNEEKGSLFARISDTISGSFTPLIPVLCGSGLLKALIAILTTLGWLSDKSGTYSILSAASNGFFYFLPVILGVTIALKIGANPYVAATIGAALLEPNFTGLLKAGGTSSFIGIPVVLMDYSSTVLPIFVAICIYGLLEKFLKKIMHEQLHLIFVPMVSLMIMVPLTVLAFGPFGVYVGKLIALSTSYLIGKSAFLAGLLLSGLWIPIVVLGLHWAIIPIMISNMSTNGVDPLLGIAMSTIWVSGGAALGVLLKTKDKNLKAIAGSALVPCVLSGITEPIIYGIFFRYKRSFAYSIIMSGISGAVAAVLGVNATQLAGGLFTIPTFKPVSGYLIVIAIAFIGTMLLHLLFGFENKSMDKIDANESLVKEQSIASPLTGIVKKLSQVNDPAFSSESMGKGVAIEPTIGNVLSPVNGEILAIFPTGHAIGIKSDAGAEILIHIGINTVELEGKYFETHVKKGDKVKTGELLVSFDIEKIKEEGYEVITPIVITNSAAYKDIIQTNKENIRANETLLSLSI; encoded by the coding sequence ATGAGCTATAAAAAATTATCAGAAGACATCCTCCGACTAATTGGAGGAAAAGAAAATGTATTAAGTCTTACGCATTGTGCTACTAGATTAAGGTTTAAATTAAAAGATAGCAAAAGGGCGAATAAAGAAGAACTAGAAAAACTAGATATCTTAAAAGTCATAGAAGGATCAGGACAATTCCAAGTGGTAATTGGACCCCAAGTAGGGAGCGTATATGATGAAGTGATGAGATTAGGTAATTTTGGTGCACTAACTAATTCTTTAGATGGCAATGAAGAAAAAGGAAGTTTATTTGCAAGAATATCTGATACAATATCAGGAAGTTTTACACCTTTAATTCCGGTGTTGTGTGGTTCAGGTCTCTTGAAAGCTCTCATAGCAATTCTTACTACCCTCGGATGGCTTTCTGATAAAAGTGGTACGTATTCTATATTATCAGCAGCATCTAATGGATTCTTTTATTTTTTACCAGTAATATTAGGTGTAACAATAGCTCTAAAGATTGGTGCGAATCCATATGTTGCAGCTACAATTGGAGCTGCTTTATTGGAACCAAACTTTACAGGATTATTAAAAGCTGGTGGAACAAGTTCATTTATAGGTATACCAGTAGTATTAATGGACTACTCATCTACTGTACTTCCTATTTTCGTGGCTATTTGTATTTATGGACTATTGGAAAAGTTTTTAAAGAAGATTATGCATGAACAGCTTCATTTGATTTTTGTTCCAATGGTGTCATTAATGATCATGGTTCCGTTAACAGTACTTGCTTTTGGACCATTTGGAGTGTACGTAGGTAAATTAATTGCATTAAGTACAAGTTATCTTATTGGTAAGAGTGCTTTCCTAGCAGGATTATTATTAAGCGGACTATGGATACCAATTGTGGTTCTAGGACTTCATTGGGCAATTATTCCTATTATGATATCAAATATGTCAACTAATGGTGTTGATCCACTACTAGGAATTGCAATGAGTACTATTTGGGTTTCAGGTGGTGCGGCTTTAGGAGTATTACTAAAGACTAAAGATAAAAATCTTAAAGCAATAGCTGGATCTGCATTAGTTCCTTGTGTGCTATCAGGTATTACAGAACCTATCATCTATGGTATATTTTTTAGATATAAGCGTTCATTTGCATATTCGATAATTATGAGTGGAATTTCAGGTGCAGTTGCTGCAGTGTTAGGTGTTAATGCGACTCAATTAGCTGGTGGATTATTTACTATTCCAACCTTTAAACCAGTATCTGGATACTTAATAGTTATTGCCATTGCTTTTATTGGTACTATGTTGCTTCATTTGTTATTTGGTTTTGAAAATAAATCAATGGATAAGATAGATGCTAATGAATCTCTTGTAAAAGAACAAAGTATTGCAAGTCCATTAACAGGGATAGTTAAAAAGTTAAGTCAAGTAAACGATCCAGCTTTTTCATCTGAATCAATGGGAAAAGGAGTGGCAATTGAACCGACAATTGGAAACGTTTTGTCACCTGTGAATGGTGAAATCTTAGCGATTTTCCCAACTGGGCATGCTATTGGCATAAAGTCAGATGCAGGAGCAGAGATCTTAATACACATTGGAATTAACACCGTAGAATTGGAAGGAAAGTATTTCGAAACACATGTTAAAAAAGGGGATAAGGTTAAGACGGGAGAATTACTTGTAAGTTTTGATATAGAAAAAATAAAAGAAGAAGGTTATGAGGTAATTACACCAATAGTTATTACAAATTCAGCGGCGTATAAAGATATAATTCAAACAAACAAGGAAAATATTCGGGCAAATGAAACTTTATTAAGTTTATCAATCTAA
- a CDS encoding alpha/beta hydrolase: protein MITEKIQLFKDNPYSNLFTYILDAQISTNVFKKRPAIIICPGGSYLFTATKEGEPVASNFIAKGYHTFVLRYRTYFKERMTDINKIPDINETAHYPEHIYDLLESIRIIKENAEKWYIDSDNIFVLGFSAGAHVAASLGVKWDDDFLLKRFDKKVDSAFFKPKGILLCYPLLDIKMLIENVTKSEDKELRRQADFISKAVSGCKNPTKEQVDELNIKNHIREDMPPVFLWHTYDDAITSPEDSAEFICGLIRHNVNCEFHLFAHGRHGMALCDETSASTENDINKECAEWVKLADNWIKIQMNA, encoded by the coding sequence ATGATAACAGAAAAAATTCAATTATTTAAAGATAATCCATACTCAAATCTATTTACCTATATATTGGATGCACAGATATCTACGAATGTATTCAAAAAGAGGCCGGCAATTATTATATGCCCTGGAGGCAGTTATTTGTTTACAGCAACAAAAGAAGGGGAACCAGTAGCATCAAATTTTATAGCTAAAGGTTACCATACGTTTGTACTTCGTTATCGTACGTATTTTAAGGAAAGAATGACTGATATAAATAAAATACCTGATATAAATGAAACAGCACATTATCCTGAACATATATATGATTTATTAGAATCAATACGTATAATTAAAGAAAATGCAGAAAAATGGTATATTGATTCAGATAATATTTTTGTTTTGGGATTTTCAGCAGGCGCACATGTAGCTGCATCGTTAGGCGTAAAATGGGATGATGATTTCTTATTAAAAAGATTTGATAAAAAAGTAGATTCAGCTTTCTTTAAACCAAAAGGGATTTTGTTATGCTATCCTTTATTAGATATAAAAATGTTAATAGAAAATGTAACAAAAAGTGAAGATAAGGAGCTTAGAAGACAAGCAGATTTTATTAGTAAAGCTGTGTCTGGCTGCAAAAATCCAACAAAAGAACAAGTAGATGAGTTGAATATAAAAAATCATATTCGAGAAGATATGCCGCCTGTGTTTTTATGGCATACTTATGATGATGCAATAACAAGTCCAGAAGATTCAGCAGAGTTTATTTGTGGATTAATTCGTCATAATGTAAACTGCGAATTTCATTTGTTTGCTCATGGCAGGCACGGTATGGCTTTATGTGATGAGACTTCTGCTAGTACTGAAAATGATATTAATAAAGAATGTGCAGAATGGGTAAAACTTGCAGATAACTGGATAAAAATTCAAATGAATGCATGA
- a CDS encoding sucrose-6-phosphate hydrolase, with translation MEWHKEKKYRRIEDMSKEEFELLISRVNSCPWRQTYHIQPISGLLNDPNGFSFYNGEYHLFYQWHPLGPVHGLKYWYHSKSKDLVHWENVGIGLKPDTYFDSHGVYSGSAIKHDGKLYLFYTGNTYDKNLERHPYQCIAAMDEHGNISKLERPFVNEVPEGYTEHFRDPKVWKEGEEFYAIIGAQRIDKTGCTVLYSSKNLLDWIFEGEIQTSLNPFGYMWECPDYFEIDNRGIMIFSPQGLKPLEDKYKNIYQSGYILGEKLDLKQKLFKHGEFTELDRGFDFYAPQTMKAPDGRRILIGWMGLPEIEYPTDKNGWAHCLTLPRELSIENGKVVQKPIRELQNLRKEEVKISDSIFNEVKMYDGFSGITYELICEFEYEDGSEFGIIFRGNEEEKTVIKYDSAQKKVTLDRTLSGKEVAVEYGSERACKIYADRIKIHLFVDFSSVEIFVNDGEEVFTARIFPNQNSKDIRFFAMKAPAKFKAVKWDY, from the coding sequence ATGGAGTGGCACAAAGAAAAAAAGTATCGTCGAATAGAGGACATGAGTAAGGAAGAGTTTGAATTACTTATATCAAGGGTTAATAGCTGTCCATGGCGTCAGACCTATCATATACAGCCTATTTCAGGATTACTTAATGATCCAAATGGTTTTTCTTTTTATAATGGAGAATATCATTTGTTTTATCAATGGCACCCATTAGGACCTGTACACGGATTAAAATATTGGTATCATAGTAAATCAAAAGATCTTGTGCATTGGGAGAACGTTGGGATAGGTTTAAAACCTGATACGTATTTTGATAGTCATGGAGTATATTCAGGAAGTGCAATTAAACACGATGGAAAATTATATTTGTTTTATACTGGAAACACATATGATAAAAATTTAGAGAGACATCCATATCAGTGTATAGCCGCTATGGATGAGCATGGAAATATATCCAAATTAGAAAGACCTTTTGTAAATGAGGTGCCTGAAGGATATACAGAACATTTTCGCGATCCTAAAGTGTGGAAAGAAGGAGAAGAATTTTATGCTATTATAGGAGCTCAAAGAATTGATAAGACTGGATGTACCGTCTTATATAGTTCAAAAAATTTATTGGACTGGATATTTGAAGGAGAAATTCAGACAAGCTTAAATCCATTTGGCTATATGTGGGAATGCCCAGATTATTTTGAAATAGACAACCGAGGTATAATGATATTCTCACCGCAAGGGCTAAAACCTTTAGAAGATAAATATAAAAATATATACCAATCTGGGTATATATTAGGAGAAAAATTAGATTTGAAGCAAAAATTGTTTAAGCATGGGGAATTTACTGAGCTTGATAGGGGATTTGATTTTTATGCTCCTCAAACGATGAAGGCTCCAGATGGCAGACGTATTTTAATCGGCTGGATGGGCTTACCTGAAATAGAATATCCTACAGATAAAAATGGATGGGCACATTGCTTGACTCTACCAAGAGAATTGTCTATTGAAAATGGTAAGGTAGTGCAGAAGCCTATTCGTGAACTTCAAAACCTTCGTAAAGAAGAAGTTAAGATATCTGATAGTATTTTTAATGAAGTGAAAATGTATGATGGATTTTCAGGTATCACTTATGAACTGATATGTGAATTTGAATATGAAGATGGCTCTGAATTTGGTATAATATTTAGAGGTAATGAAGAAGAAAAAACTGTTATCAAGTATGATTCAGCTCAAAAAAAAGTCACATTAGATCGGACTCTATCAGGTAAAGAGGTAGCAGTAGAGTATGGCAGCGAAAGAGCATGCAAAATTTATGCTGATAGAATAAAGATTCATTTATTTGTTGACTTTTCATCTGTTGAGATTTTTGTGAATGATGGAGAAGAAGTATTTACAGCTAGAATTTTTCCAAATCAAAATAGTAAAGATATTCGTTTTTTTGCAATGAAGGCTCCAGCTAAGTTTAAAGCAGTAAAATGGGATTATTAA
- a CDS encoding carbohydrate kinase, producing MGKLFSIGEVLIDFIPLQKGKALKDVSSFERAPGGAPANVAAAVAKFGGNSALITKVGVDAFGDFLLEQLTHFGVSTDKILRTKEANTGLAFVSLREDGERDFSFYRKPSADLLLMDTEIEENWFHEGDILHFCSVDLVESPMKGAHIKAIKSVKTHSGLISFDPNVRLPLWNDPEECRKTILEFIPMAHILKVSDEELEFITGISDERKAIASLFKGDVKVVIFTKGSEGAELYVKDKKYESMGYDVKVEDTTGAGDAFIGGVLYQLLNRKVNQNNLVDIIEEFHEDILRFANASGALTTTKKGAISAIPSKESIFSLTRLMD from the coding sequence TTGGGAAAATTATTTTCAATTGGTGAAGTTTTAATAGATTTTATTCCGTTACAAAAGGGAAAAGCTTTAAAAGATGTATCATCTTTTGAAAGGGCACCAGGAGGTGCCCCAGCAAATGTAGCTGCTGCTGTTGCAAAGTTTGGAGGGAATTCAGCGTTGATTACAAAAGTAGGAGTAGACGCTTTTGGTGATTTTCTTTTAGAGCAGCTTACACATTTTGGAGTGAGTACTGATAAGATTTTAAGAACAAAAGAAGCTAATACTGGTCTAGCTTTTGTATCGTTGCGAGAGGATGGTGAACGTGACTTTTCATTTTATCGTAAGCCTTCTGCAGATTTATTACTCATGGATACAGAAATAGAAGAAAATTGGTTTCATGAAGGTGATATCTTACATTTTTGTTCTGTAGATTTAGTAGAAAGCCCTATGAAGGGAGCTCATATTAAAGCAATTAAGTCAGTTAAAACTCATAGCGGGCTTATTAGTTTTGATCCTAATGTACGGTTACCTCTTTGGAATGATCCAGAAGAATGCAGAAAAACAATTTTAGAATTTATCCCAATGGCACATATCTTAAAGGTATCAGACGAAGAGTTAGAGTTTATTACAGGAATTTCTGATGAAAGAAAAGCAATTGCATCTTTGTTTAAAGGGGATGTAAAAGTGGTGATTTTTACAAAAGGCTCAGAAGGTGCAGAACTTTATGTAAAAGATAAGAAATATGAATCTATGGGATATGATGTTAAAGTTGAAGATACTACAGGTGCAGGAGATGCATTTATTGGAGGAGTTTTATACCAGCTTCTAAATAGAAAAGTAAATCAAAACAATTTGGTGGATATAATTGAAGAATTTCATGAAGATATTCTTAGGTTTGCAAATGCAAGTGGGGCACTTACTACAACTAAAAAAGGGGCTATTTCAGCTATTCCATCTAAAGAAAGTATATTTTCATTAACTCGACTTATGGATTAA
- a CDS encoding YvrJ family protein, with amino-acid sequence MDLNELVNSIVNNGFAVAVAAYLLIRLEKQIDNLSTSINKLNTIISAKLGVAIDTDNSDDSHNVA; translated from the coding sequence ATGGATTTAAATGAATTAGTTAACTCAATAGTTAATAATGGATTTGCAGTGGCTGTTGCCGCATATCTATTAATCCGGTTAGAAAAACAAATTGATAACTTATCAACATCAATTAATAAACTCAATACCATAATATCTGCTAAACTTGGAGTAGCTATAGATACAGATAATTCCGATGATTCTCATAATGTAGCTTGA
- a CDS encoding Fic family protein — translation MQSIDYKKFQQVLKETKGIHNSLNEVLKYDFIYHSNKIEGSTFTTEALQLLFEKNIVQGTHKLDDVQETVNSFYTFDMVIDTLDKKLTLDMIKEWHGSLMYRTSLYDMGLAGVFKKYQNKILGADFETSSPLEVEDKLNALINNFNSLGKVTIEDIAIFHLEFEVIHPFQDGNGRIGRFIYLKQLLDNRLELKYMNGESADEYRKALGAASKDNIKPLTQYIENQKDFIVENKNMF, via the coding sequence ATGCAAAGCATAGATTATAAAAAATTTCAGCAAGTACTAAAAGAAACTAAAGGAATTCATAATTCCTTAAATGAAGTATTAAAATATGATTTCATATATCATTCAAATAAAATAGAAGGAAGTACTTTTACAACAGAAGCATTGCAGCTTTTATTTGAAAAAAATATAGTCCAAGGAACTCATAAATTAGATGATGTTCAAGAAACAGTAAATTCCTTTTATACATTTGATATGGTAATTGATACTTTAGATAAAAAGCTTACGTTAGACATGATAAAGGAATGGCATGGAAGTTTAATGTATAGAACTAGCTTATATGATATGGGACTTGCTGGAGTATTTAAAAAATATCAAAATAAAATACTAGGAGCTGATTTTGAAACATCAAGTCCTTTGGAAGTTGAAGATAAGTTAAATGCCTTGATAAATAATTTTAATTCATTAGGAAAAGTAACAATAGAGGATATAGCAATATTTCATCTAGAATTTGAAGTCATTCATCCATTTCAAGATGGCAATGGCAGAATAGGACGATTTATATATTTAAAACAGTTACTAGATAATAGATTGGAACTAAAATACATGAACGGTGAATCAGCTGATGAATACAGAAAAGCATTAGGGGCTGCTTCAAAAGATAATATCAAACCATTAACTCAATATATAGAAAATCAAAAAGATTTTATAGTAGAGAATAAAAACATGTTTTAA
- a CDS encoding DNA polymerase IV gives MVNEKNKIIFHIDVNSAYLSWTAVKLLQYGSELDIRKIPSVIGGSEENRHGIILAASIPAKKYGIKTGEPIYSARLKCRDLVVYPPDYNWYVRSSDALYKLLSEYSSKIQRYSIDECFIDATHFKENYKRIAMRIKMRITQELGFNCNIGISTNKLLAKMASDFKPKNTIHTLFKEEIPLKMWDLPVEDLFMVGRASAAKLKKLNINTIGELAHSDVNLLINKLHSHGKLIYEYANGIDNSEIRESNYLEVKGIGNSTTISYDVETMEEAFKILLSLTESVAMRLRESNSLCGLVVVSVKTNQFAYYSHQKPLKSNTDSTNVIFEGIKEAFKEVWKGEKIRQLGVRVTKLCANSYVQETLFDFEKNEKQRKLDKTLDALRNKYGKEAVMRSTFLHSGVKPLNGGTGSDEYYPMMSSIL, from the coding sequence ATGGTTAATGAGAAAAATAAAATAATTTTTCATATTGATGTGAATTCAGCATATCTTTCATGGACTGCAGTTAAGCTTTTGCAATATGGAAGTGAGCTTGATATACGAAAGATACCTTCAGTAATTGGTGGTAGCGAAGAAAACAGACATGGGATAATACTTGCAGCTTCAATACCAGCGAAAAAATATGGGATAAAGACTGGAGAGCCAATATATTCAGCAAGGCTTAAATGCAGAGATCTTGTAGTCTACCCTCCAGATTATAATTGGTATGTAAGGTCAAGCGATGCATTATATAAGCTGCTTAGTGAATATTCTTCTAAAATTCAAAGATACAGTATTGATGAATGTTTTATAGATGCTACTCATTTTAAAGAAAATTATAAAAGAATAGCAATGAGAATTAAAATGAGGATAACACAAGAACTTGGTTTTAATTGCAACATTGGGATTTCAACAAATAAGTTACTTGCAAAAATGGCCAGTGATTTTAAGCCTAAAAATACTATTCATACCTTATTTAAAGAAGAAATACCACTTAAAATGTGGGATTTACCAGTTGAAGATTTATTCATGGTAGGAAGGGCAAGTGCAGCTAAGCTTAAGAAATTAAATATTAATACAATAGGTGAGCTGGCTCATAGCGATGTGAACCTTTTAATAAATAAACTACATTCTCATGGAAAGCTTATTTATGAATATGCTAATGGAATTGATAATTCAGAAATAAGAGAATCTAATTATTTAGAAGTTAAGGGAATAGGAAATTCAACTACAATTTCTTATGATGTTGAAACTATGGAAGAAGCTTTTAAAATATTATTGTCCCTTACAGAAAGTGTTGCTATGAGGCTTAGGGAAAGTAACAGTCTTTGCGGCTTGGTAGTTGTAAGCGTTAAGACTAATCAATTTGCTTATTATTCTCATCAAAAGCCATTAAAGAGTAATACTGATTCAACAAATGTAATCTTTGAGGGAATAAAAGAAGCCTTTAAAGAAGTTTGGAAAGGTGAAAAAATAAGGCAGCTAGGAGTAAGAGTTACAAAACTTTGTGCTAACTCATATGTTCAGGAAACTTTATTTGATTTCGAAAAAAATGAAAAACAGAGGAAATTGGATAAGACTTTAGATGCTTTAAGAAACAAATATGGAAAGGAAGCTGTTATGAGATCAACCTTCTTACATTCAGGAGTAAAACCACTAAATGGTGGAACAGGTTCAGATGAATATTATCCAATGATGAGCAGCATATTGTAA
- a CDS encoding SDR family oxidoreductase, whose amino-acid sequence MEQRTWFITGINSGFGRHMTEQLLERGDKVAGTVRNMNSVEDLKEKYGTLLRVYHLDVTDTNAIYKVVDQTFNELGKIDVIVSNAGYGLIGAAEELTIEQITHQINTNLLGSIHLIRASLPHLRAQGEGHIIQLSSSAGQTAFSGGSLYHATKWGIEGFCEAVRQEIAPFNISLTIVEPSGARTNFTHHSVVLGEKLEAYSISQAHNARRGFEDTSIVPIGDPAKMVKIMIDSADQKPAPIRIALGGGAYNTIHQSLSNRLEELEAQKELAFSTDFPANE is encoded by the coding sequence ATGGAACAAAGAACTTGGTTTATAACTGGTATTAACAGTGGATTCGGACGACATATGACTGAACAACTCCTTGAGAGGGGCGATAAAGTTGCTGGTACTGTACGCAATATGAATTCAGTAGAAGACCTTAAGGAAAAATACGGTACTCTTCTTAGAGTGTATCATCTTGACGTTACAGACACCAACGCAATTTATAAGGTTGTCGATCAAACCTTCAACGAACTTGGAAAAATTGATGTTATTGTAAGCAACGCTGGTTATGGGCTTATTGGTGCAGCGGAAGAATTAACTATTGAGCAAATTACTCATCAGATTAACACAAATCTCCTTGGATCTATCCATTTGATTAGAGCTTCATTACCACATCTACGTGCTCAAGGAGAAGGGCATATAATTCAGCTCTCATCATCAGCAGGCCAAACTGCATTCTCTGGAGGATCACTCTACCATGCAACTAAATGGGGAATTGAAGGATTCTGCGAAGCCGTAAGACAGGAAATCGCTCCTTTTAACATCAGTCTTACAATAGTAGAGCCAAGCGGAGCACGTACAAATTTTACACATCATAGTGTAGTATTGGGTGAAAAGTTAGAGGCTTACTCGATTTCCCAAGCACATAATGCAAGACGCGGTTTTGAAGATACCTCAATAGTTCCTATTGGTGATCCTGCTAAAATGGTAAAAATCATGATTGACAGTGCCGATCAAAAGCCAGCACCAATAAGAATTGCTCTTGGCGGCGGAGCTTATAATACGATACATCAATCACTTTCAAATCGTCTTGAAGAACTTGAAGCACAAAAAGAACTTGCCTTTTCTACTGATTTCCCTGCTAATGAATAG
- a CDS encoding AraC family transcriptional regulator encodes MLEQKENLNKEALFEESNFIKQKTLNTIIGMTERIAKIDGNTKTIIPFLSVTRHSHEIPITPGVMNPAFSIILQGRKEFHFGEETIHFNTGDFAASIIDIPVSVQVIGASKELPCISMRIDFTTSEIASVVMDAHIEFDIKNKNLYLGAFVGKSDEELLDLFIRLLKLIDRPKDAYFLSELIKREMIYHLLTGEYGYLFLQQLLADQQADGIGKAIEWIKENYTRSFTVEELAKSNNMSVSGLHHKFKAVTAMGPLQYQKELRLHEARRLMLSGSMDVTTAAMEVGYESSSQFTREYKRLFGQPPLKHIRALRKSFENGEFENGI; translated from the coding sequence ATGTTAGAACAAAAAGAAAATTTAAATAAAGAAGCATTATTTGAAGAAAGTAACTTTATTAAGCAAAAGACATTGAATACCATAATTGGAATGACAGAGAGAATAGCTAAAATTGATGGAAATACCAAAACAATAATTCCATTTTTATCAGTTACTAGGCACAGTCATGAAATTCCTATAACTCCAGGAGTTATGAATCCAGCATTTAGTATTATTCTTCAAGGAAGAAAGGAGTTTCATTTCGGAGAGGAGACTATACATTTTAATACAGGTGATTTCGCAGCGTCTATTATTGATATTCCTGTATCCGTGCAAGTGATAGGAGCATCAAAAGAGTTGCCCTGTATTAGTATGCGTATTGATTTTACTACAAGTGAAATTGCTTCTGTGGTCATGGATGCTCATATTGAATTTGACATAAAGAATAAGAATCTTTATTTAGGGGCATTTGTAGGGAAATCAGATGAGGAACTGTTAGATTTATTTATTAGACTTTTGAAGCTAATAGATAGACCTAAAGATGCTTACTTTTTATCGGAGCTTATTAAGCGTGAAATGATTTATCATCTATTGACAGGAGAGTATGGATACTTGTTTCTTCAACAGTTACTTGCTGACCAGCAGGCAGATGGAATCGGTAAAGCTATAGAATGGATCAAGGAAAATTATACCCGTTCTTTTACGGTGGAAGAGCTAGCAAAATCAAATAATATGAGTGTATCAGGACTACATCATAAGTTCAAAGCTGTAACTGCCATGGGTCCATTACAATATCAGAAAGAGCTTCGTCTTCATGAAGCAAGACGCCTCATGCTAAGTGGTTCTATGGATGTTACTACTGCAGCCATGGAAGTTGGTTATGAAAGTTCATCGCAGTTTACCAGAGAATATAAGCGGTTATTTGGACAGCCGCCACTAAAACATATAAGAGCTTTGCGAAAAAGTTTTGAAAATGGTGAATTTGAAAATGGTATATAA